A region from the Nostoc sp. HK-01 genome encodes:
- a CDS encoding multi-drug efflux transporter, which yields MNDKTSGSRLISEVKQCLLLAVPLAAAQVAQSATGFVDTVMMGWLGSQTIASGGLGAAIFIFFLMITTGMITAVSPLAAEAYGAGKLEEVGKIVRQGLLISLLLGIPITVLLWHGSTLLMLLGQNADTAALAQTYLRAIAWGFIPGLGFAVLKSFLSALSQPQLVMVTVVLGTLLNITANYVLMFGKLGLPALGLAGIGWASTLSLWSMFMALTIYILSQRRFAVYQIFQFSANSSFQQQNRHVFWDIFQVGLPISGLIAVEAGLFTVVTFIIGQLGTTALAAHQIALQTASMSFQMVLGISFATTVRVGQLAGEQNLKGVRLAGYVGIALGALSMAIAGLIFWLVPKLVVSLYLDIDNPNNQDVIALAMKLLAVAAIFQIVDGIQVTAAGALRGLKDTRIPMLIGVFAYWCVGLLTGYALEIWFGLGAIGLWWGLAIGLASAAIVLSWRFNILSSRLRKGVVSR from the coding sequence ATGAATGACAAAACCAGTGGCTCCAGATTGATTTCTGAAGTTAAACAATGTCTGCTGTTAGCTGTTCCGTTAGCAGCAGCACAAGTAGCGCAATCAGCAACTGGCTTTGTAGATACAGTGATGATGGGTTGGCTAGGAAGTCAGACGATCGCATCTGGAGGTTTGGGTGCTGCGATCTTTATCTTTTTTTTGATGATTACTACAGGGATGATTACGGCTGTCAGTCCTTTGGCGGCGGAAGCCTACGGAGCCGGAAAGCTGGAAGAAGTTGGTAAGATTGTGCGACAAGGGTTATTGATATCTCTGCTGTTAGGGATACCGATTACAGTCTTACTTTGGCATGGAAGTACTTTGTTGATGCTGTTGGGACAAAATGCTGATACCGCTGCATTAGCGCAAACTTATTTAAGAGCGATCGCTTGGGGTTTTATCCCTGGATTGGGTTTTGCTGTGCTGAAAAGCTTTCTTTCTGCCCTCTCACAACCGCAGTTAGTGATGGTAACTGTGGTCTTGGGTACGTTACTCAATATTACAGCTAACTATGTTTTAATGTTTGGCAAATTAGGATTACCCGCCCTTGGATTAGCTGGTATTGGTTGGGCAAGTACTCTGTCACTATGGAGTATGTTTATGGCCTTGACTATTTATATATTGAGTCAACGTCGCTTTGCTGTTTACCAAATCTTTCAATTTTCAGCTAATTCCAGTTTTCAGCAACAAAATCGCCACGTTTTTTGGGATATTTTTCAGGTTGGCTTACCCATTAGCGGATTAATTGCCGTAGAAGCGGGATTATTCACTGTTGTCACATTTATTATCGGACAATTGGGGACAACTGCTCTGGCCGCCCATCAAATTGCTTTGCAAACGGCTTCTATGTCATTTCAGATGGTTTTGGGCATTTCTTTCGCCACTACAGTACGTGTAGGACAGTTAGCCGGAGAGCAAAATTTGAAGGGTGTGCGTCTGGCTGGATATGTGGGAATTGCTTTGGGAGCTTTGTCTATGGCGATCGCCGGATTGATATTTTGGCTAGTTCCAAAATTGGTTGTTTCGCTTTACCTGGATATTGACAATCCCAACAATCAAGATGTGATAGCCTTGGCAATGAAATTACTGGCGGTAGCAGCGATTTTTCAAATTGTTGATGGAATACAAGTCACCGCAGCTGGAGCGTTACGCGGACTAAAAGATACTCGCATCCCAATGTTGATTGGAGTTTTTGCTTATTGGTGTGTTGGTTTATTAACTGGTTACGCTTTAGAAATTTGGTTTGGGTTGGGAGCGATCGGTTTGTGGTGGGGGTTAGCAATTGGTTTAGCTAGTGCGGCTATAGTCTTGTCTTGGCGGTTTAACATTTTGTCTTCTAGGTTGAGAAAAGGAGTTGTGAGTAGGTAA
- a CDS encoding two-component hybrid sensor and regulator, which translates to MTDANILVVEDESIVAKDLQNRLRKFGYTVPAIASSGQEAINKAVEIIPDLVLMDIRLKGQMDGIQAAEQIHKYLDVPIIYLTAYADENTLERAKITEPFGYLLKPFKERELQTNIEIALTKHRLEKQLKTNQKWLSTLLNSISDGVISSNSNQLVTFMNPVAEKLTGWTQSAAIEKNISEIFKIIDLTTREPLENPLTKVLQLGAIAPLSTTTLLIAQNGGETPIEQSAAPIKDDKDNITGAVLVFRDVSERLQALEARQKQMQQEQLVAQWEQLNQLKNDFLNLVSHELRSPLCHMKGMIQMLQLSTAVQEQHYFLDVLEAECDREMELINDLLELQRLENSSNLLLAPDLLLFQQWLPWLIEPFQIRTQEHQQTLQLNLPENLPSLFSDRTCLERILVELLNNACKYTPSGGVIILSVSHEISEFSVKMLITISNSAEIPITELPKIFEKFYRIPDTDIWNQGGTGLGLAIVQKLIAQLQGSIQVISNQGWTTFTLTLRDLELS; encoded by the coding sequence ATGACAGACGCAAATATTTTAGTTGTCGAAGACGAATCTATTGTTGCTAAAGATTTACAAAATAGACTGAGAAAATTTGGTTATACAGTACCGGCTATTGCTTCTTCAGGACAAGAAGCAATTAATAAAGCTGTAGAAATTATTCCTGACTTAGTGCTAATGGATATAAGATTAAAGGGGCAAATGGATGGTATACAAGCTGCGGAGCAAATTCATAAATACTTAGATGTTCCCATAATTTATCTAACTGCTTATGCTGATGAAAATACCCTAGAAAGAGCTAAAATTACCGAGCCATTTGGTTATTTGCTCAAGCCTTTTAAAGAAAGAGAACTACAAACTAATATTGAAATAGCTCTTACAAAACACAGACTAGAAAAGCAATTAAAAACTAATCAAAAATGGTTATCTACCCTTTTAAATAGTATTAGTGATGGGGTGATATCGAGTAATAGCAATCAACTAGTCACTTTTATGAATCCGGTGGCGGAAAAATTGACAGGATGGACACAATCAGCAGCAATTGAAAAAAATATATCAGAAATATTTAAAATTATTGATTTAACAACTCGTGAACCCTTAGAAAATCCGCTAACAAAAGTTTTACAATTAGGGGCGATCGCACCTCTCTCGACAACAACTTTACTGATTGCTCAAAATGGGGGCGAAACACCAATTGAGCAGAGCGCCGCACCTATCAAAGATGATAAAGATAATATTACAGGTGCAGTGTTAGTGTTTCGGGATGTAAGTGAACGGCTACAAGCACTAGAAGCGCGACAAAAGCAAATGCAACAAGAACAACTTGTAGCTCAGTGGGAGCAGCTAAATCAACTCAAAAATGACTTTTTAAATTTAGTTTCCCATGAATTGCGATCGCCCCTCTGCCACATGAAAGGTATGATCCAAATGTTACAGCTGTCCACGGCTGTTCAAGAACAGCATTACTTTCTGGACGTTCTGGAAGCAGAGTGCGATCGGGAAATGGAATTAATCAACGACTTATTAGAGTTACAACGCCTGGAAAATTCATCTAATCTCCTGCTGGCTCCTGATTTATTACTCTTCCAACAATGGCTACCTTGGTTAATCGAGCCATTTCAAATTCGCACTCAAGAACATCAACAAACCTTGCAGTTAAATCTTCCAGAAAATCTGCCTTCACTATTCTCCGACCGTACCTGCTTAGAACGCATCTTAGTGGAATTGCTCAATAATGCTTGTAAGTATACGCCTAGTGGCGGTGTAATTATTTTGAGTGTCAGCCATGAAATTTCGGAATTTTCAGTCAAAATGCTGATTACCATTAGTAACTCAGCAGAAATCCCCATCACCGAATTACCCAAGATTTTTGAAAAATTCTACCGCATCCCTGATACAGACATTTGGAACCAAGGTGGTACAGGCTTAGGTTTAGCGATCGTCCAGAAATTAATAGCACAACTGCAAGGTAGCATTCAAGTCATCAGTAACCAGGGATGGACGACGTTTACTTTAACATTGCGTGATTTAGAACTGTCTTGA
- a CDS encoding sucrose-phosphate phosphatase, with the protein MKPFLFVTDLDHTLVGNDEALVELNQILSQHRQEYGTKIAYATGRSPVLYRELQVEKNLIEPDALVCSVGTEIYLNHSDSPDADWSDILSPGWNRELVFSVAKSFPELSPQPDSEQRPFKVSFFVKQEFADKILPQIETKLQKYALNIKLIYSSGIDLDIVPRSSDKGQAMQFLRQKWQFAAEQTVVCGDSGNDIALFAVGNERGIIVGNARSELLQWHSEYPADYRYLAQGFCAGGILEGLQYFGFL; encoded by the coding sequence ATGAAACCTTTTCTCTTTGTCACTGACTTGGATCACACCCTCGTAGGTAATGACGAAGCTTTAGTAGAACTAAATCAAATACTGAGTCAACATCGCCAAGAGTACGGCACAAAAATAGCTTATGCTACGGGGCGATCGCCTGTGCTTTACCGCGAATTGCAAGTTGAAAAAAATCTCATCGAACCAGATGCGCTTGTCTGTTCTGTCGGGACAGAAATTTATCTCAATCACAGCGACAGCCCAGATGCAGATTGGTCAGATATCCTCTCGCCTGGATGGAACCGCGAATTGGTATTTTCAGTAGCTAAGTCTTTTCCAGAATTATCACCACAACCGGATTCTGAACAACGCCCATTTAAGGTAAGTTTTTTTGTTAAACAAGAATTTGCAGATAAAATTTTACCACAGATTGAGACAAAACTACAAAAGTATGCTTTAAATATAAAGTTAATCTATAGCAGCGGTATTGACCTCGACATTGTGCCGCGTTCCAGCGATAAAGGTCAGGCAATGCAGTTTCTTCGGCAAAAATGGCAATTTGCAGCAGAACAAACAGTTGTCTGCGGTGATTCAGGTAATGATATTGCTTTGTTCGCTGTGGGCAATGAAAGGGGAATCATAGTCGGTAATGCCAGATCAGAGTTACTCCAATGGCATTCTGAGTATCCTGCTGACTATCGATACTTAGCACAAGGTTTTTGTGCTGGGGGAATTTTAGAAGGTTTGCAATATTTTGGATTCTTATGA
- a CDS encoding holliday junction DNA helicase RuvA — protein sequence MISYLKGIIAGVQTNNGNRVILTLEVNGIGYDLQVPQRLAQQLPESGGVAQIFTHYQVREEVPLLYGFASPAERDLFRHLLTVSGIGAALAIALLDTLELPDLVQAIIAGNTQILIQAPGVGKKTAERICLELKSKLIEWRKSAGFFVATGGPAPGILEEVQMTLFALGYTAHEVSHALHVVSEDIGLPKDAYVEDWIKQAIAHLSSEQVQ from the coding sequence ATGATTAGCTATCTCAAAGGTATTATTGCTGGCGTTCAGACAAATAACGGTAATCGCGTCATTCTGACTCTGGAAGTCAATGGCATAGGTTACGATTTGCAAGTTCCGCAACGATTGGCACAGCAGTTGCCAGAATCGGGAGGGGTGGCGCAAATTTTCACCCATTACCAAGTTCGGGAAGAAGTGCCTTTACTCTACGGCTTTGCTTCACCAGCAGAACGGGACTTATTTCGTCACTTGTTAACAGTTAGCGGTATTGGCGCAGCATTAGCGATCGCTCTCTTAGACACTTTAGAATTACCAGATTTAGTCCAAGCGATTATCGCTGGCAACACCCAAATCTTAATTCAAGCCCCTGGAGTGGGCAAAAAAACCGCAGAACGTATCTGTTTAGAACTCAAAAGCAAGTTGATTGAGTGGCGTAAATCAGCCGGGTTCTTCGTCGCTACAGGCGGCCCAGCACCAGGGATTTTGGAAGAAGTGCAGATGACTTTGTTCGCTTTAGGTTATACAGCCCACGAAGTTAGCCACGCCTTACACGTCGTCAGCGAAGACATTGGACTACCAAAAGATGCCTATGTGGAAGATTGGATTAAACAAGCGATCGCCCACCTCAGCAGCGAACAAGTTCAATAG
- the xseA gene encoding exodeoxyribonuclease VII large subunit: MTSDFTESVTFNTALSVAGLTDYIRLLLEQDEQLRQVWVTGEVSSANHHRSGLFFTLQDPDGTAGIKCVAWNSQVAKLVQIPAVGEQIIILGSIRLYPQRGEYQLTIWQALPAGVGLQALRYQQLRNRLLSEGLFEEERKQPLPPHPQTIAVVTSPTAAAWGDIQKTLKHRYPGLQVLFSPATVQGEQAPESIVKAIARVEKDGRAEVLILSRGGGAVEELACFNDERVVRAVAECSIPVITGIGHQRDESLVDLVADVCVHTPTAAAELVVPALSELYAQHQQRIDTLYDAVYKVRTSAENQLQTLRNRLQRLGLDRQVKQEMQKLQWKRQQLLQITSRRSQQATQHLEMLRQKLATLDPKAVLSRGYAVVRQENGAIARTATELTVGQELLIQLGQGEVKVKVTEVTTKTQKD, translated from the coding sequence ATGACTTCCGATTTTACCGAATCTGTAACTTTCAATACAGCGCTTTCTGTCGCTGGTTTAACTGATTATATTCGCTTGCTATTAGAGCAAGATGAGCAACTGCGGCAAGTTTGGGTAACAGGGGAAGTATCCAGCGCGAATCACCATCGGAGTGGGTTATTTTTTACACTTCAAGATCCAGATGGAACAGCAGGGATTAAGTGTGTCGCCTGGAATAGCCAAGTAGCAAAACTAGTACAAATTCCTGCGGTTGGCGAACAAATAATTATTTTGGGTAGTATCCGTCTGTATCCGCAAAGAGGAGAGTACCAGTTAACAATTTGGCAAGCTTTACCTGCGGGTGTAGGGTTACAAGCACTGCGTTATCAACAATTACGTAACCGTTTGCTATCAGAAGGGTTGTTTGAAGAGGAAAGAAAGCAGCCGCTTCCACCCCATCCCCAAACGATCGCAGTTGTGACTTCACCCACTGCTGCGGCTTGGGGTGATATTCAAAAAACCCTCAAACACAGATACCCAGGTTTACAAGTATTATTTTCGCCAGCAACAGTACAGGGAGAACAAGCGCCAGAATCGATAGTTAAAGCGATCGCCAGAGTCGAAAAAGATGGTCGCGCCGAGGTGCTAATTTTATCGCGGGGTGGTGGTGCGGTTGAAGAATTAGCTTGCTTTAATGATGAGCGTGTTGTCAGGGCTGTAGCCGAGTGTTCCATCCCGGTAATTACTGGGATTGGTCATCAACGAGATGAATCCTTAGTAGATTTAGTTGCTGATGTCTGCGTACATACACCGACCGCAGCAGCAGAATTGGTTGTGCCTGCGTTGTCAGAGTTGTATGCTCAACATCAGCAGCGAATTGATACTTTATATGATGCGGTATATAAGGTGAGGACATCTGCTGAAAATCAATTGCAAACATTACGTAATCGCTTGCAAAGGTTAGGGTTAGATAGACAAGTCAAACAAGAAATGCAAAAGTTACAGTGGAAGCGTCAGCAACTTTTGCAAATCACCAGCAGGCGATCGCAACAAGCCACACAGCACTTAGAAATGTTACGGCAAAAGTTAGCCACCCTCGACCCCAAAGCCGTGTTAAGTAGGGGTTATGCGGTGGTACGTCAAGAAAATGGGGCGATCGCGCGAACTGCAACAGAGTTAACCGTCGGGCAAGAATTGTTGATTCAGTTGGGTCAGGGAGAAGTTAAAGTGAAAGTTACGGAAGTGACTACAAAAACCCAAAAAGATTGA
- a CDS encoding signal transduction histidine kinase, whose product MFGAFIIACGTTHVMDVWTLWYPTYWLSGLIKAITALISVTTAVQLLPLIPQALALPSHAQLEAANSQLATEIAERKRTEEILRESEERWQLALRGNNDGIWDWNIKTNKVFFSSRWKEMLGYADNEIENNLQEIWIRVHPEDLDSVVKAVQDHFAKVTSFYATEFRVLCKDGTYKWILDRGQALWDEAGNVVRMVGSHTDITERKQAEETLSEILAQLEIKVEERTAELKRINESLEAEIAKRREIEKALRDSEERFRTAFHQAAVGIAHVGLDGRWLLVNQRLCDIVGYTAEELESRTFQEITHPDDLTTSLKYVDEILIGNIQTYTIEKRYFCKDGSVVWINLTVSLTHNIAGEPNYFIAVIEDISDRKHSQAQIQASLLEKEVLLKEIYHRVKNNLQVISSLLNLQSEYIKDKQDLSIFQQSQQRIASMALVHEKMYQSPDLARIDFGEYIQDLVTSLFSSYEVYEGAISLRFNVDCQVLLGLDLAIPCGLIIHELVSNSLKYGFPNGGDGEIFIGISEKVEQQFTITVSDNGVGLPPNFNFKNTASLGWQLVDALTQQIAGNIDIKINPGVEFQITFPLI is encoded by the coding sequence ATGTTTGGCGCATTTATCATCGCTTGCGGTACAACTCATGTGATGGATGTGTGGACGCTGTGGTATCCCACCTATTGGTTATCAGGATTGATTAAAGCAATCACAGCTTTAATTTCGGTAACTACAGCTGTACAACTTTTACCGTTGATCCCTCAAGCACTAGCTTTACCTAGCCATGCACAATTAGAAGCAGCAAACTCTCAACTAGCAACAGAAATTGCCGAACGTAAACGTACAGAAGAAATACTCAGAGAAAGTGAAGAACGATGGCAATTAGCTTTACGTGGTAATAATGATGGTATTTGGGATTGGAATATCAAAACAAATAAAGTTTTCTTTTCCTCTCGTTGGAAAGAAATGCTGGGTTATGCAGACAATGAGATTGAAAATAACCTTCAAGAAATCTGGATACGAGTCCACCCAGAGGATTTAGATTCTGTAGTGAAAGCAGTGCAAGATCACTTTGCCAAAGTTACGTCATTTTACGCGACTGAATTTCGAGTTCTGTGTAAAGACGGGACATATAAATGGATATTAGATCGGGGTCAAGCATTGTGGGATGAAGCGGGTAATGTAGTCAGGATGGTAGGTTCTCATACTGATATTACTGAGCGCAAGCAAGCCGAAGAAACTTTGAGTGAAATACTCGCGCAACTAGAAATCAAAGTAGAAGAACGCACAGCCGAGTTAAAAAGAATCAACGAATCACTAGAGGCAGAAATCGCCAAACGTAGAGAGATAGAAAAGGCATTACGAGATAGTGAAGAGAGATTCCGTACTGCATTTCATCAAGCAGCAGTTGGGATTGCACATGTAGGTTTAGATGGAAGATGGTTATTAGTTAACCAAAGGCTGTGTGATATTGTTGGGTATACAGCCGAGGAATTAGAGTCACGCACTTTTCAAGAAATTACTCACCCCGATGATTTAACTACATCGTTGAAATATGTTGATGAAATATTAATAGGTAATATTCAAACTTATACAATCGAAAAGCGTTACTTTTGCAAAGATGGTTCTGTTGTCTGGATTAATCTGACTGTATCTTTAACACACAATATTGCGGGAGAGCCTAATTACTTTATTGCTGTCATTGAAGATATTAGCGATCGCAAACATTCTCAAGCGCAAATTCAAGCATCATTACTCGAAAAAGAAGTCTTACTGAAAGAAATTTACCACAGAGTCAAAAATAATTTACAGGTAATTTCTAGTCTGCTCAATTTGCAATCTGAGTATATTAAAGACAAACAAGATCTGTCCATTTTTCAACAAAGTCAGCAGCGCATTGCCTCAATGGCTTTGGTTCATGAAAAAATGTATCAATCGCCTGATTTAGCTCGGATCGATTTTGGGGAATATATTCAAGATTTAGTCACTAGTTTATTTAGTTCTTACGAAGTTTACGAAGGTGCAATCTCTTTAAGATTTAATGTTGATTGTCAGGTGTTACTTGGCTTAGATTTAGCAATTCCCTGTGGTTTAATTATTCATGAACTGGTTTCTAACTCTTTAAAATATGGTTTTCCTAATGGTGGAGATGGAGAAATTTTTATTGGAATTTCAGAAAAAGTAGAACAGCAATTTACCATTACCGTAAGCGATAATGGTGTAGGTTTACCACCTAATTTTAATTTCAAAAATACAGCATCTTTAGGTTGGCAGTTGGTTGATGCTTTGACTCAACAAATAGCAGGAAATATTGATATTAAAATTAACCCTGGTGTAGAGTTTCAAATAACATTTCCATTAATATAA
- a CDS encoding HAD family hydrolase — protein MLDAILFDLDGTIVNTDPIHYQAWQQMLASHSIEIDETFYKSRISGRLNPEIVKDILPQLSATAGQKFADDKEALFRQLASQLQPLNGFAELIAWTDTHQLKRALVTNAPRLNAEFMLEVLGIKEVFHTVILAEDCTAGKPDPVPYQVALNKLKINAENAIALEDSPSGIRAAVAAGIPTIGIASTHDPQILQTVGAFMAIPDFTDLQLWTFLNSLIISQRSIVNSQ, from the coding sequence ATGCTGGATGCAATTCTCTTCGACTTAGACGGCACTATTGTTAATACTGATCCGATTCACTACCAAGCTTGGCAGCAAATGTTGGCAAGCCACAGCATCGAGATTGATGAAACATTCTACAAATCTCGGATTAGTGGTCGCTTGAACCCAGAAATTGTCAAAGATATCTTGCCGCAATTATCAGCAACAGCAGGGCAGAAGTTTGCTGACGACAAAGAAGCGCTTTTTCGCCAACTGGCTTCCCAACTACAACCTTTGAATGGTTTTGCTGAACTCATAGCCTGGACAGACACACATCAACTAAAACGTGCATTAGTTACCAACGCCCCCAGGTTAAATGCAGAATTTATGCTAGAGGTTTTAGGGATTAAAGAAGTTTTTCATACAGTAATTTTGGCAGAGGATTGCACCGCAGGTAAACCTGATCCGGTACCGTATCAAGTTGCCTTAAACAAATTAAAGATTAACGCAGAGAATGCGATCGCCCTAGAAGACTCTCCCTCTGGTATTCGTGCAGCCGTTGCGGCTGGTATTCCTACCATTGGCATCGCCTCCACCCACGATCCACAAATTCTGCAAACAGTCGGCGCATTTATGGCAATTCCAGATTTTACCGATTTGCAGTTGTGGACGTTTTTAAATTCTTTGATAATTAGTCAACGGTCAATAGTCAATAGTCAATAG
- the xseB gene encoding exodeoxyribonuclease VII small subunit has product MVKRKSSSNSEAIASVNYEAKVAEIEKIIARIEAGELGLEEVFEQFATAVEHIRQCESFLQQRQQQVDLLIETLNDE; this is encoded by the coding sequence ATGGTTAAACGCAAAAGTTCCTCAAATTCTGAAGCGATCGCCAGTGTGAATTACGAGGCGAAGGTAGCGGAAATTGAGAAAATTATCGCCCGGATTGAAGCGGGTGAATTAGGATTAGAAGAAGTATTTGAGCAGTTTGCTACTGCTGTTGAGCATATACGTCAATGTGAAAGCTTCTTGCAACAACGACAACAGCAAGTAGATTTACTGATTGAAACCCTGAATGATGAGTAA
- a CDS encoding glucosamine-6-P isomerase, which produces MVATQNFFHVDDLSVQIYNSEAEMAIDVAQIVRKYLEDVLKKQDKAAVLLATGNSQLKFLDALIQLGGVDWSKITLFHLDEYLGITADHPASFRRYLRERVENKLNPQQFHYIEGDTLEPVAECDRYTQLLQAQPIDLCCLGVGENGHLAFNDPSVANFQDPYSVKLVKLDLVNRQQQVNTGHFPNIDSVPQYAFTVTLPLICSANKIICLAPAKRKAQVVKQMLQQTISTDCPASILRHQSQATLFLDTNSASLL; this is translated from the coding sequence ATGGTAGCTACCCAAAATTTTTTTCACGTTGATGATTTATCCGTACAGATTTACAATTCTGAAGCGGAAATGGCTATCGATGTTGCACAAATCGTACGCAAATATTTAGAAGATGTCCTGAAAAAACAGGATAAAGCAGCTGTTTTATTAGCAACAGGTAACTCCCAACTCAAATTTTTAGATGCGTTAATACAGTTGGGTGGTGTCGATTGGTCAAAAATTACTTTATTTCATTTAGATGAATATTTAGGAATTACGGCTGATCATCCTGCAAGTTTCCGGCGTTATCTGCGCGAACGTGTAGAAAATAAACTGAATCCGCAGCAATTTCACTATATTGAAGGTGATACACTAGAGCCTGTGGCTGAATGCGATCGCTACACTCAACTTTTGCAAGCACAGCCAATAGATTTATGTTGTTTAGGCGTAGGCGAAAATGGACACTTGGCTTTTAACGATCCATCGGTAGCGAATTTTCAAGATCCTTATAGTGTCAAGTTGGTAAAATTAGATCTAGTCAATCGCCAACAACAAGTAAATACAGGCCACTTCCCTAATATTGACAGTGTTCCACAGTATGCTTTTACGGTCACTCTGCCATTAATTTGTTCAGCTAATAAAATTATCTGTCTAGCACCAGCAAAACGTAAAGCTCAGGTAGTAAAACAGATGTTGCAACAGACAATCAGCACCGATTGTCCTGCATCGATTCTCCGTCATCAATCACAGGCTACGTTATTTTTAGATACAAATTCTGCTAGTTTATTGTAG
- a CDS encoding photosystem I reaction center subunit XII produces MPISDTQVYIALVVALVPGLLAWRLATELYK; encoded by the coding sequence ATGCCCATCTCAGATACCCAAGTTTATATTGCTCTAGTTGTGGCGCTAGTTCCAGGCCTTCTGGCTTGGCGTTTAGCGACAGAACTTTACAAGTAA
- the recA gene encoding recombinase A: MAINTDNSGKQKALNMVLNQIERSFGKGAIMRLGDATRMRVETISTGALTLDLALGGGLPKGRVIEIYGPESSGKTTVALHALAEVQRLGGIAAFVDAEHALDPTYAAALGVDIENLLVSQPDTGEAALEIVDQLVRSSAVDIVVIDSVAALVPRAEIEGDMGDAHVGLQARLMSQALRKITGNIGKSGCTVIFINQLRQKIGITYGSPETTTGGNALKFYASVRLDIRRIQTLKKGTEEFGNRVKVKVAKNKVAPPFRVAEFDIIFGKGVSILGCLVDIAEETGVLTRKGAWYSYNGDNISQGRDNAIKYLEEKPEFVEQIKQQVRQKLDMGAVVSANSVAKVSEDEEEEYEEEE; this comes from the coding sequence ATGGCTATCAACACTGATAATTCCGGCAAGCAAAAAGCCCTGAATATGGTACTCAACCAGATTGAGCGCAGCTTTGGTAAAGGAGCTATTATGCGCCTGGGCGATGCAACCCGGATGCGGGTGGAGACAATTTCCACTGGAGCGCTCACCTTAGATTTAGCACTAGGTGGTGGTTTACCCAAAGGGCGGGTAATTGAGATTTATGGCCCAGAAAGTTCTGGTAAAACGACAGTCGCACTACACGCCCTCGCTGAAGTTCAAAGATTAGGTGGTATTGCTGCTTTTGTGGATGCTGAACACGCCTTAGATCCTACTTATGCGGCAGCTTTGGGTGTAGATATCGAAAATTTGCTGGTTTCCCAACCAGATACAGGGGAAGCTGCTTTAGAAATTGTTGATCAACTAGTGCGTTCATCTGCTGTTGACATTGTAGTTATCGACTCAGTAGCAGCATTAGTTCCCCGCGCTGAAATTGAAGGCGATATGGGAGACGCTCATGTGGGTTTACAAGCACGTTTGATGAGCCAAGCTCTGCGTAAAATTACTGGTAATATTGGTAAATCTGGTTGTACAGTAATTTTCATCAACCAGCTGCGGCAAAAAATTGGCATTACCTACGGTAGTCCAGAAACCACTACTGGTGGTAACGCCTTAAAGTTTTACGCTTCTGTGCGCTTAGATATTCGCCGCATTCAAACTTTGAAAAAAGGTACAGAAGAATTTGGCAACCGCGTTAAGGTAAAAGTAGCTAAAAACAAAGTAGCACCTCCTTTTAGAGTGGCGGAATTTGACATTATTTTTGGTAAGGGAGTGTCAATTTTAGGTTGTTTAGTCGATATAGCTGAAGAAACAGGGGTTTTAACTCGCAAGGGTGCTTGGTATAGCTATAACGGTGACAACATTTCTCAAGGTAGAGATAACGCTATTAAATACTTAGAAGAAAAGCCGGAATTCGTTGAACAAATTAAACAGCAAGTGCGTCAGAAACTTGATATGGGTGCTGTTGTTTCTGCCAATTCTGTAGCTAAAGTCAGTGAAGATGAGGAAGAAGAATACGAAGAAGAAGAATAA